TAAGCCTACTTGTGCTAATCCTAATTATGATGGTACAAATTATGGTTATGTTATTGTAGCTTTCTTGGATTTGCCACACCCAGAATTACATGGGAGTAAGGGAACATATATGATTTATAACGACGGGTCTAGCGACGGAATGTGTGATGATTCCTATGTCTATTGTTTAAAAGAGAATTGGTCGTAGTTTAATTAATAGGAGTAATCGTGCTGCAAATAAATTTAAGAAAAATAATGATATTTTCTATTTTTGGTATACTTTTGATTATTCTGTTTTTTAATCTTTTTGGAAGAAATGGCGATTGGTCGTGTGATTATCGTACGGGTAAATGGATAAAACACGGCAATCCAGGGATCCCAGAGCCTCAAAAGGTGTGTAAAAGAATCGGTAGGTAATATTATAAGGGCGACCTAGCTTTTGCTGGGTTTCTTTATTATCGTATTCTTACTTTAAGCTATTATATGTTTACTGTTTTTCGTTTACTGATATAATCTGTTTATGGAAGGTGTATTAATTTTAGATTTTGGTTCTCAATATAGTCAGCTCATTGTTCGGCGGTCAAGAGAGTTGGGAATTAATGCTTTCATAATTCCGGGAAACAGCAGTTTTAAAGACATACAATCATATAATTCTAAAGCAATCATATTATCTGGCGGTCCGCATTTTGTTTCGCAAAGTTCTACTATTCTGCCAGATAAAAAAATATTTAAACTAGGAATTCCTGTTTTAGGGATTTGTTATGGTATGCAATCAATCGCCCATATTTTAGGGGGCAAAGTTGTTAGTTCTCCTAAAAGAGAATATGGTCATGCTAAATTATTCATTAAAGATAAATCAAAAATTTTTAATCATATGCCTAATCATTTTTCTTGTTGGATGAGCCATGGAGATTCAGTTTCAAGATTACCAAAAGGGTTCAAGGGAATTGCCTCAACAATTGATATTCCGAACGCCGCTATTACTAATGAGAAAAAGAACATTTATTGTGTTCAATTTCATCCGGAGGTAACTCATACTGATAATGGAAAAATGATTCTAAAAAATTTTCTAATAGGCATTGCCAAAATTAAAAAATCTTGGATCCTCGAAAATTATATAGAACAAGAAATTATAAATATTAGAGATAAAGTTGGAAAAGAGAAATCTCTTTGTGCAATATCTGGTGGTGTAGATTCAGCGGTTGCTGCAACTGTTGTTGACAAGGCAATTGGAAAGAATCTTTATTGTGTGTTTGTTGACAATGGTCTTTTACGAAAAGGTGAAGCGAGAAAAGTAAAGGAATTTTTAACAAAAAATACAGGGCTTAACCTTAAAGTTATAGATGCAAGAGAACGTTTTTTAAATGAGTTAAAAGGTGTTTCTAATCCTGAGAAAAAACGTAAAATCATTGGTAGAGAATTTATAAAAATATTTGAAGAAGAAGCTAAAAAGATTAAAGGCGTAAAATATTTGGTACAAGGCACTCTTTATCCTGATGTAATAGAGAGTATTTCTGTTTCTGGGCCATCTTCTATTATAAAATCACATCATAATGTTGGCGGTTTGCCGAAGAAAATGAACCTTAAACTTATTGAACCTTTAAATTTCTTAT
The DNA window shown above is from bacterium CG_4_10_14_0_2_um_filter_33_32 and carries:
- a CDS encoding glutamine-hydrolyzing GMP synthase, with the translated sequence MEGVLILDFGSQYSQLIVRRSRELGINAFIIPGNSSFKDIQSYNSKAIILSGGPHFVSQSSTILPDKKIFKLGIPVLGICYGMQSIAHILGGKVVSSPKREYGHAKLFIKDKSKIFNHMPNHFSCWMSHGDSVSRLPKGFKGIASTIDIPNAAITNEKKNIYCVQFHPEVTHTDNGKMILKNFLIGIAKIKKSWILENYIEQEIINIRDKVGKEKSLCAISGGVDSAVAATVVDKAIGKNLYCVFVDNGLLRKGEARKVKEFLTKNTGLNLKVIDARERFLNELKGVSNPEKKRKIIGREFIKIFEEEAKKIKGVKYLVQGTLYPDVIESISVSGPSSIIKSHHNVGGLPKKMNLKLIEPLNFLFKDEVRKLGLELNLPKELIERHPFPGPGLAIRILGSVTKEAIVVLQEADEIILQEIKKAGIYSKIWQAFGVLLPLKTVGVMGDNRTYGNVLALRCVESFDGMTANWTNLSYNILQSISNRIVNEVRGINRVVYDITSKPPGTIEWE